From one Drosophila subpulchrella strain 33 F10 #4 breed RU33 chromosome 3L, RU_Dsub_v1.1 Primary Assembly, whole genome shotgun sequence genomic stretch:
- the LOC119552662 gene encoding SEC14-like protein 2, with amino-acid sequence MSGPLPEISEEQRAMLEQFRKQMNDALIGTHDDYFLVRWLRARKWNLEAAEKMLRASLKTRAMWNVDNIEKWDPPKALQEYLPYGLMGYDNEGSPVLVCPFANFDMWGMMHCVTRFEFQKYLVLLLERFMKIAYDQSQKHGWRARQLVVFFDMQDVNLKQYAWRPAAECVISTVKQYEANFPELLKMCYIINAPKLFSVAFNIVKKFLDENTTSKIVIYKSGVDRWQQQLFSHVNRKAFPKAWGGEMVDRNGDPQCKALMIWGGKLPEELYIDQNSQQSDRDFVDAQVPKGDKLKLHFKVNLDEQKILSWEFRTFDYDIKFGIYSVDDKTGEKRSEVPLGTVYSNEMDEIGYISTRPNTTYTVVFDNSASYLRSKKLRYWVDLISEEEEGISELTSQMDSTQIASQQ; translated from the exons TTCCGCAAGCAAATGAATGATGCACTTATTGGAACCCACGATGACTACTTTTTGGTCCGCTGGCTGAGAG CTCGAAAATGGAATCTGGAGGCGGCGGAGAAAATGCTGAGAGCT AGTTTGAAAACCCGCGCCATGTGGAACGTGGACAACATCGAGAAGTGGGATCCGCCCAAGGCGCTGCAGGAGTATCTGCCCTACGGCCTCATGGGCTACGACAACGAAGGATCACCAG TGCTAGTATGCCCCTTCGCCAACTTCGATATGTGGGGCATGATGCACTGCGTCACGCGATTTGAGTTTCAAAAGTACCTGGTCCTGCTGCTCGAGCGCTTCATGAAGATCGCCTACGACCAGAGCCAAAAGCACGGATGGCGAGCGCGCCAGCTGGTTGTATTCTTCGACATGCAGGATGTGAATCTGAAGCAGTACGCCTGGCGACCAGCGGCCGAGTGCGTGATCTCTACGGTGAAACAGTACGAGGCCAACTTCCCGGAGCTGCTCAAGATGTGCTACATCATCAACGCGCCCAAGCTCTTTTCGGTGGCCTTCAACATTGTAAAGAAGTTCCTGGACGAGAACACCACCAGCAAGATCGTGATCTACAAATCCGGCGTGGATCGCTGGCAGCAACAGCTCTTCTCGCATGTGAACCGAAAGGCATTCCCGAAGGCCTGGGGCGGTGAGATGGTGGACAGGAACGGCGATCCCCAGTGCAAGGCCCTGATGATCTGGGGCGGCAAGCTGCCGGAGGAGCTGTACATCGACCAGAACAGCCAGCAGAGCGACAGGGACTTTGTGGACGCCCAGGTTCCCAAGGGCGACAAGTTGAAGCTGCACTTTAAGGTCAACCTGGACGAGCAGAAGATCCTCTCCTGGGAGTTCCGCACCTTCGACTACGACATCAAGTTCGGCATCTACAGCGTGGACGACAAGACGGGCGAGAAGCGCAGCGAGGTGCCCCTTGGAACGGTGTACTCCAACGAGATGGACGAGATCGGTTACATCTCCACGCGACCCAACACCACCT ACACGGTGGTGTTCGACAACTCCGCAAGCTACCTGCGCAGCAAGAAGCTGCGGTACTGGGTGGACCTCATctccgaggaggaggagggcaTTTCCGAGCTGACCAGCCAAATGGACAGCACTCAGATTGCGAGTCAGCAGTGA